gacactgtctcccacagtgttcgtctggagaagctggcagcccatggctttggcaggtacactctttgctgggtaatgAACTGGATAGATGGCCATGCCCAGAGAGTGGTTGtgaatggaattaaatccagctggtgaccgGTCATGAGTGGTATTCTCCAGGGCGTCAATACTGGAGCCTGTtttcttcaatatctttattgatgacctgcatgagggcattgagtgcaccctcagtaagtttgcagatgacaccaagctgggaggaagcGTCAATCTGCTTGGGGATAGGAAGgtcctacagagggatctggacaggtttgaggccaatgggatgaagttcaacaagaccaagtgccaggccctgcactttggccacaaccccaggcaacaaTAGCATCTTGGGGCAGAGTAGCTGGAAGAACATGTAAGGGAAATGGACAGGGGAGTATTGGTCACTTGGCTaaacataagccagcagtgtgcccaggtgaccaagaaggccagtaGCACCCTGgattgtatcagaaatagcgttgccagcaggagcagggggGTGATCGttcctctgtactcagcagTGGTGAGGCTACACCTGAAGtcctgtgttcagttttgggcccctcactacaagaaagacatggaggccctgAAGTGTgtccaaagaagagcaacaaaactgtaaagggcctggagcacaagtcttatggggagtggctgagggaactgggattgttcaatTTGGAGAAGACTCAAGGTAGAACTTAGCAATCTACAGTTCCTTGAAAGGAGATTGTGAcaaggtgggggttggcctcttcaCTAGGGTAATAGTGATCGAATGAGAACtaatggcctcaaattgtggcagtggaggttcaggttagatattagaaaaatttcttctcagacagAATGGTCAGgagctggaatgggctgcctgatggagtcaccatccctggaggtgttcaagaaacttttAGATGTtctaagggacatggtttagtgggaaagTACTGGTGGTAGGtaaacagttggactagatgattttggagatcttttccgaccttcatgattctatgattctaagttaCCAATGAGACTTACACTACCTAAGAGTTTGAGCCTAGAGAGTTACCAAAACTCTCCATGGCCAAAACCATCATATTATACACACATTTGCTGTCAAAACTCTAGCTCTGCAACATAATACTTCTCCCTAGAGATTGCCTACAGTGAACTGGGGATTTTAATATTCCtctgatatttttctgctgaattccACTGGGACAAATGGTCATTGCAGGGGACAAGACAGAAAATTGCATTCCCTAAGAGGATCTCAGCTAATGGCCTCTATCACAGTCAGATCACAGGTAGGGCCTAGAGATATCCCAGAGCTCCCAGCTTCCTGTTGCAAGATCCAAGAACTCAGAGCATTTAGATCCATCTGAATTCATTTGTAATGGTTTAATTTCAGTATAGATTTTCCaaaccacttttttttaaagggataaTTACCTAATGCTATTTGGGCTTCTGATTAGAGCAGTTATAAATCTAGTCTAGCAGAAGAGTTAGCTATTCAGAGTGATGAATGATACAGTTCCTCTAGCTATGTGgacatgtttattttaattaaaatgaacatttcttaTCTTCCCTAGCAAGTTCTACCACAAGATAAGGTGGTGGATAAGCTGAAGTGAATCGAACCAGATTTAATCATTCCCATTTTGCTTTTGCAAGAGTTTGCAAATGAGCAAGCTCCTGTTTGCTGCATTGACCCAAGCGAATGGGAATTATGGAACTTTTGGCCTGGACTTGCATAAGGCCAAGAGGAGCAGCTCAGGTCCCTTGTTTTTTTCAGCCCAGAGTAGAGGAGGTGAGCAGAGGCCTCTTGAAGGCCTGAAGCTCCTCACAAGGGGAGTGGAGGggaagcactgagctctgctctctggtgacagcaacagggaaCATcttggagctgtgtcagggaggggcagctgggggttaGGGAAACATTCTTCATCAGAGGGTGGTGTGTGTGgggcaggctgcccagggacatgGTCAACAGCACCAAGCTACTGGAATTCAAGGAGCATTTGAGACAACACTCTCACGCAAAGGATTTGAATGTTGGATGGTCTTATGGAGAATTGGGAGTTGAACTCGATGATTTTTGtcagtcccttccaacttggaaaattctattattctaaGGCTAGGATAAAAACACAGTGCATGCTATAAGCAGAAACTTGTTTTCATACCTGTGTCACATCCTGAGTGGTAGCAAAGAAAATTTCAGTCTGACTTTGCAGTGTAGTTGTGAATACCCCACTAATGGCTTAAAGACAAACAATGCTTGCTTAGTATGGAGGGCTGAAGCTGTTGGAGAACGAGTAAAGTATAACTTCACACAGCTAAGGATACACAAATAAGCTTAACTGACTTAACTTTCTGTGCAAAAAACGAATGTGTGTATTTCTAAAAAGTAGGTCATCAATTTAAAACGTCTCCTAAATATAATtgcatgactttttttttcattgctacCTCTCTTTTCATAACCAAGTTCTCTTGGCTTTTTCTAGGTGTGTTCAGACAGTTTGATGTTATATGTACAACAACCCTGTGTGAACCATGTAGTTTCATATTccattttaatgatgtttttacTTGTAATTCACAGCATGATGTTCCTGCTAGCATGGAATGATATCAGAGCCCTCCTTAGACTAAAGTAACATATGTACATTTCTGTAGAAATGCTGTAAATCTAATGGATGACTATTTTGTTTGAACAAAACAGCCTTTAGCTGTTCTCAAAGTTCTACTCATTTCCCCAAACATATCAGTAGGAGAAGCTTGGTTAGTTCTTATACTCTTGCATCATTTCTAAAGCAGATCATCATCCATTGTGTTTGATAAGTAATGAAAGCCAAcactgtagggaaaaaaaaatcaacataatCACCCGCAACGTCTCCATGGACTAGTTTTGttatgagaaagaaataattatccCAGTTTGCAAGTCCAATCATGTAATAGTCAGCACTACAAATGCTCCTTAAAAAATGCACGGTATTAATAAGATGTGAGAGTTTCTTTGCTAACAGAGGCTCTGGACTTCCAGAAAACCTTAACCTGAGAATCAGAGGTAATAGTAAACAATTTAAATAGTCATGCAGGAATGAAAATAGTATTCCAGATTTCACTCTAGATGCTACATGTAGCTCCAGTCCCTCTTAAAGGCTTACATTtgttaaatgtaaaaaatgcaCTCACAAAAAGACCTCTCCCCTAGTAAGTTAAACAACGCAGGGGAGTGTTCCCAGGCACAGGAACTGAAATCATCTACACTGAAGTGTTACAAGGGTCTCTGGTATGTTTCTGGCATTGGCTGATTTACACTTTATTTTGCAGTTCCCAGGCACAGCTTGGGAGACAGAATAAGCTGAGGGCCATTTCCTCAGCTCAGTGATTTCACCAGATAAGAGAGTACAACATgggattatttttgttccatttggCAACATTGCAGCTTAATATGTCCAGCCAATTTTAATTTCACGAACTCGTAAGAAACTGCAGACCACAATGAATGGAGCTAAATTAGGTTTACACTTAGGTTGTTTTGGACATGAAAACAGTCTTTAGTTTAcacttcatgttttatttaacaaaCTTTTGTTTCAGTGTGTCTGACTTTAGGTAGAAAGATAATCCTTCTGTAGCCTTGGGACTTCAATGAAAGCATCTGTTTAACTGCTTTGTAGAGCCTCGCCTCTACACAAGGCCATGATAAAGTCTTTCACTCCTTTGATTAGGAAGCAGTATTAGATGTGAAAGCTAACTTGATACATCACTGTTGCCATGAGTTTCATccaaaaataggaaaaaaaaaaaaaaaaaaaaaaaaaaaaaggcagaaaggaaagaaaaaagcccagcAGATGGTAACATCCTGGTTCATATGCAAGGCCACGTGAACTATAAGGCTCACTGCAGTGATCTTGAAGGTAGCGGCTTCTGACAGGACTATGTGACCCAACAAAAGCTGCGCACTCCATAGTAGTTTCCTAAAACTGGCTGCTCAGTCATGCAGAAAATCGGGTCCCCTTCATGCCTACTTGCAATTTATATAATTTGGGAAATACTCATTTCAACATTTcatcaaatacattttgtgGTTCATTTTCTGGGTTCTGTTATCAAAATGATATTCTTGcatgtggaaagaaataatcACAGGCATTTCCATGATGCCCAGCTGTACACGAACTACTCCTCTCCTGTACAGAGAGCTCACTGTTCTCTGCTGATAGGTAAATGCTTTGTGCCTTCAGTGACAGTGATGTGGGATACCTGCATACAGTGCTCAAGGTGAGCCTTCAGCAGTGATGTGGGTCTGTGTGAGGTCACAGTCATTGCTGGGTTGGGAGGGTTTGGCCCCCAGCTGTCgagcagagctggtgctctGGTGAGCGTGCTGCACACAGACACTGAGCTGTGAGCGTTCCTTGTTGGAGATCATCCTTTGGGAGCCCACTGCAGGCACCGCTGCGGCGTGTGTGTGAGCTGGGCACAGCCCGGACTGACCAGGCCAATAAGGTGAGCTGGGTTTGGTGCTGGGTGGCTGCTGAAAGGAGTCTGAGCAGaacagctgggctggggaggAGCTCCCAGCTCAATGGAGGCCCTTCCGAGTGGCTGTTTGCAGGGGAAATTGATTCCTTGTGAGATTCTGTCACACGTTTTGGTGAGGATGATGAACTGCCATTACTGCcctgtgtgatgctgcagtgcaatggaaagcacagcagtgataaTGGGGTATCAAagtcctgggctgcagcaggtgagGATAAGCCCgagtgcagcagctgtgggcacagaaaggaaggaaaaaactgcTGACCATTGGAAGGGCTCAGGCAGGCAGTGATCTCCAGTCAGACACCCTCACCTGCACTGCCAACCTTTCAGTGATGTCTGGGAGGGGTTTGCATGtgcctgagctgccctgggttggccctgccatcccaccaggtgctcaatctCTGCTTCAAGCCGTGACTGAGCATCGCTGCTACAgccctgcagaactgctgctggtCCCCAGCCTTTGTTTTAGACATtagaagggaaggagagcacaGACTTCATGGAGTGCAACTTGTGCTTTATTGACCCCCGGATCCAGCACATTTTTAACAGAACCCCCTGAAGTCCTGGTGAGATCCAGGTGCTGAGCTGGGCCGTGGGCTGTGCAGTGACATCACAAGCACGGTGACCTCACAAGCGCTTCCTGGGGCAGCGGCTGCCACCAGTGAGTGCCAGAGCCGTGAGTGCTGCGCAGAGTGTGGACACGCTGTGTCAGCCCTCGTCCCGGCTGGCAGTGACGGTGGTGGTGGCTGCTGGTGCTACCTGCTCTCACTGACGGTGTTGCCCAGCCATTGCACTGGTGTGTTAGCTGGAAGGGAGGagaactgcagctgtgcccGGGTAAGCCAGAACTGGAGGTTTCTCAAACTTGTGAGTGGTAGCAATGCatccactgcagctgcagcaagggTAGATGATGGAGTCCTTCTCATGGCAGGAACACAAAATGTATGCTGCAAGGTATATAACTGCTGGTGGGATGGAGAACAGCACTTGCTGGGGAAGTCATGGCACTTAGACACACATTGGTTCCAGAGCTGGCACAGTTCTTGCAACCAGCTGCTTCCAAGGCATTGCCCTCCTCGAGAGCCcaaactgcatcaaaagaaagcTGGGAAAATGCTTATTCCTCATGATTCTTCCCTTGTAGGCACTTCCTGTAGGGTTCCGGTCCGAGAGGACTCTTTGGGGATCCAAGCAGTTCGAGCACAACCGTCTCTTTGCAAGAGCAGGGAATTCCTCTGGAGATAACCCAGACGGGCTCTAAGAATTTCACCATGTCTCAGCAAAGAGGCGACTGCTACTTCTACTTCTACTCCACCTGCACTAAGGTACGGTTGACTTTCTTCTGCCTgggttttcttccatttcctcatGTTGAAGAGAAAGGGGTGGAGCAGGGGAGACCTGCTGGTGATGTTACCCTCATAGCGCTGCTAACAGCCTGGGCTAATGGCATGGACACGTTTCAGGCTGTGCTCTTATTTTCCTGTGGTTTCCTTGTGCTTGCAGGGAGACAGCTGCCCCTTCCGCCACTGTGAAGCGGCTCTGGGGAGCGAACGAGTCTGCAGACTGTGGATGGAGGGCGGCTGCTCGAGGAGTAACTGCAAGTTCCGTCACATGAGGATTGATGTGAGTGTTTGCCTAAAGATGTGCTTTCCAGCTTAGTCTACAACACCACTTTTCATGGCTGTGGTTGGGCTGAATGCACTTCTGCAGGCTGGATATGTTTGCTGTGAAAATCTTACTGGTTTCTGTTTCTAGAGGAGACTGGGAGGAGGTAAAGAAGGCAGAGGATTCAGTGCCTTAGGTATATCACAGCGGGAGATGTTTGCATTAGGAGCCAAAGGCATTTTCTCCCCAGATGCAAAAAGCTCTCATTGCTCAGCCTCCtaaagctgctggagctgggtggTAGGAGAGAGCGGCACTGCCCTCCTGCCAGCAGGGCTTGGTTGTGGTCTATCAGGCCTTTGCTGGCCTGGATTTCTTCTGAGAAGTTTGTTGGAGCTGCTTGGAGTAGTGAAGGGTGGGGAAGAAGTGCTGCTCAAGAGCTAAGGCTCCACACGATGGTTTCTGATGGCTGTTGGAGAGCTGCATCTCCCTGCAGACCTGATGTGCCTGTTTCCATGAaccttgctttctttctctcttcagagtAAGTGCAGGGTGCTTCCTTGCTTTTGGTGGATTCATCCAGGAGGCTGTCAGAAACCACACTGCGCCTTTCGTCACCTGAAGGAACGCGGTGCGCACGGACTGACCGCACCGCTGAGCCACAGTGAGTGTCCGATGGCATGAAGCATGAAGGGCTCAATTCTGAATGTCAGTTCTGAGTGGGTGCGGGATGCACGTCACCATTCattggggaggtgggggagagTCGTGATAGTGAAATATCAGTCTCTGCTTTGgctgtcagagcagcactgggctTTTTCTGGAGTGAGGAAGATGCACTGCAGGTCTGTGCTGACTGCACAGCATTTGGGCAGCGGAAGGCAAATGTAACAAACAGTGCTTGAAAATGTGAAGCTTGTGGTTGACTGTGCTCAAACCTGCCCCCAAAGAGACGCTCATCAAtcattccttgtttcttttctgccagAAGTTGACACCAGTGGCCTTCCTCCAAAGAGCGGCCTTGCAAAAAGTCTGGGGAACCAGACAGAGGTTGACAAGGCACCAGAGAGAGGTACAGATACTCAACAGGCTCCTGGGTTTGATGCACTGTTTTTCTACTGAGATCTGACTGTTCTTTCCTGGGACTCTTCTCTGCAGTTGACATCCCAGCTTCCTCCCATGGCCCGGCTGGACGGAAACGCAAACGGTcggaggaggagaagggaaaagcgGGGGAATCGCCCTGCAAGAAAAGAGTTAAAGGTGAGCACGAGGAGCTCGTTACGGTGcctcagaaaagcagtgctgtcatTTTGCATTGCTCTCTGTCAGACTTTTCCTTGCCCTGGATTATTACTGAGTGCAGCTATTGggtttctttgttcctttgtaTGCGTTGTTGGTACACAGAGATGACCGTGTGCAAAACATGGCTGAGAATCCCGGACAGGGCAATGCAATTCCACTGGCCAAATGTATTTAACTTTGTGGAAGGGTGGTGGGATTGATAAGAGAACGTGGATCTCTCTTGAGGCGCAGCAAGACAGTACcagctctctcttccttttactttAGGTGGGCGCAGGGTCTCTGTGAGGCCCATTGATTGGAAAAACACCTTCCCCCCAACGCGGAGACAGAAAcgaaaagcagcagaaattcatCCATCTGCTGCTGAGGACGCGGATGAGCCCCCAGCTAAAAAACTACCAATGGTAAGAGCAGTGGCAAAAGCAGTAGTGGATATGAAAGGTTTACATTGCccttgaagaaaaggaagaaattccaAGTGTTCTACAGCTCTTCTGTTTCCCTTGAAGGCAGCAGATGTCTCACAAGGTACTTGTGGAAACTCTGACCTGTGCTTCATACTCTGTCTTGTTTCTTCCTAGGAGACTCTTGCTTCAGTCCCGCCTGAACACACCATGGTCTGCGTCGAAGTCATAAAGCTTCCAAGCAGGTGATGACCACAACTTGTTCTTCATTAATGCCCTTTTTCCGTCAGACAGAAGTTCTTTCACactgggggaaaatggggtGTTTGAGATGTGTCATGGCATAATGCAACAAAGGAAGAGGTCATCTGAGATCATTGAAACTGCTTTGTCAAAACCTCTGCTGAGTTCATGGGGAAAAGTACCTCAGCCAGCAAGCAGGATTTTGCAGAGGAAGATTTCTTGACATGTTTACAGTTTGCCACAGTGAGGGTGGCAATGTGTTTCTGCTACAAAGCCCAGCCCCTGATTGCCAGACTCAAACTGCTCTACTTGAACAGATGAAAAAGGCACCTGCTGGTTTCCTTAACTCCAAAGGCAGCCGCAGGTTAATCGAATCACCATCCCTATGTGGGTGTGAGGGGCGGGAGGGTCAACTACAGACCTCAGAGCTGAAAGCACATCTCAGAAATGTCACGTAgattgttcttttccttcccacaagtctggagctgctcccaggaAGCCACGCAGACCCCATGGCACAGCCAGAGGAATCCAACACTACATCATGTTCCTCACAAGGGGCAGAAAAttagcagctgagctgcacagggGCGGGGGAAGCAGCCATCACTGAAGACAACAACCTTGAGGAGCTTCTGATGGAGCTCACAGAAGAACTGGAAGGAGAAACTGATGTGACGTTgaggatgtggatgtggatgagCTCCTTCTGGACCTGTCCGACATGACGGCTTAACACCATCGCCTGATTGGacagtttaaaacaacaacaattaaAACCAGCCCTGTTCctttccagccctgctcctttTTGTTGTTACTCTGTGGGTATTTCTGAGACTCTGCACTGAGTCTTAAAGCCGAGTCAAAGCAGTGACAATCAGCACTGACTGCATCCTGTTCTGATTTCCTTGTGGCTCTGAGTTCAGGTCCTGCACCCGCCgccagctctgggtgctgcttcaGCATCGAGGGCACAAAGCTCCTCTGTGGGCACAGAACGGCGTCCATCCAGGGCTGAAACTGAaacttcctccttcctctgccgTTCCCCGTCGGCCACACCCGGCCTGGGGAGGAGCGGATGGAGCGGAtggagcggggccgggagcgcGGCCTGCGATGCGGGTACCGCTGTGCCGATACCGCCGTCACATCATCACATCGCATCACATCCCCGGCCCTTGGCGCCGCGCACAAGATGGATGCCGGGCCCCGTTGGCGCTGGGCCGCTCTCACTCACCTCCTCGGCCTGTTTGCGCAGCACCTTCTCCCACTCGTACTGTGTGAGCAGCTGCTCAttgtcctcctgcagcagctccagctccaccTCGTGCTCCTGGTTATCGGTCAGCACCGAGTCCAGGTTCTCCAGCACCGTCACCACCAGCGGCATCAGCTCCTTCACCACCTCCTCGTTGTAGCAGTGGATGAGCCGCTCGAACTCGCGGTAGATGCTGTTGGCCAGGCCCGACACCCGCTCCGACATCACCGACCCCGAGCAATAGTCGTTGCCCGGGTACCCCCCCACGCCGCCATCATCCAGCTGGATCTCCAGCATCGTGCCAGCCCCACAGCGATGCAGGCCATTCTGGCACCTTCTGCGCATCCCAAAACACGCTGTGGCAGCAGGTGGGAGTCACAGAACGATGCGGGGCCGGAACGAGCCGAGCTGGAGAGCGGCAGGGGAACACCGGGAACACACAAcataacacaacacaacaacacaacacgaccctcttcagcctggagaagagaaggctgcggggtgacctcattgcagcctttcaatacctgaagggaacttacacccaggaggggagtcaactctttgaaagggctgacagtagcaggacacagggaaatggttttaagttaaaagagggaggatgtaggttggatgttagggggaagttcttcactaggagagtggttaggccctggaacaggctgcccagggaggctgtggatgccctgtccttggaggtgttcaagaccaggttgtacggggccctgggcaacctgatctagtaaatgtgtatgtttggtggccctgccaggcaggggggttggaactacatgNggccctgggcaacctgatctagtaaatgtgtatgtttggtggccctgccaggcaggggggttggaactacatgatccttgaggtcccttccaacctggggtcattctgtgaatctgtgattctgtgacagagAGATCTGAACTTTTTAGCCTTTGGTCCTGTTCTTATCCTATTCGGAGCTGTACTCCTagttttttgttccttctgaaaGGTGCTCAGTTGCATTGTTTCCAAAGGCTGCTTCCTTTCCCCAAACTACTTTTACCTCACAAAGCATTTTCTCAGTCTTACATAGTTTCAGCTGTCCCAAATTAGGCTTCTTGGTGCTTCATTCCTGCTCTCTTCATCAGAACATTTACCTCAGCCTGCAATAGAAGACTTCAGACAACTGCTTCGGTGTTCTACTCTCAGATCACATTAATTAGTTGCCAGGATAAGtgctaataaaaaaaagaggaacaaaaatataCTCTTCAGACTTCAAAAATCCCCATGTGAAGGAATGTACCTGCAACCAGAACTGCTCATAGACagatttttaattatgaaagCCTCTGTGAAGATAAATTAGTTCCTCAGGAAGTCTGTGAGAATGTAAAAGAGGGACCATCCCTCTGAGATCACACTGAAGGTATAAAGAAGCTTGTAACAGTGTCACACCCTAATGGAGTCTTTTGGCCAGTCAGGAATAACTCTGCAAGCAATATTACAAATCACATTCAGCAAAAGACTAATATGGCCTAAAACTGAACTTCCTCATGTTGTATTTAAATACGTTCCTATTGCCACTGCTGTGGCAATATCCACTTTAAGCGGATTTAAGCACAGCCAAAGCAATGAGAGTGGAGTTTAtacccaaacaaacaaacaaacaaaagaacctCTATGGACAAAATACTGAGGACATTGGTAAGAGCGAATGCTGAAACTGTGTGGCAAGAATGCTTTGTGAATTTATGCTATCTAGCTCTATGTTAATTTTGTCTGATAAATGCAACACCCCAGACAATATCACTGAGAATCTTTGCTCTAACTGGTTACGGTGCAAGTTCTCTCTGCCTTCTGGAGGGATAAGGCAAACAGGTAAACCCTAGGTCTTGGAAGGTTCTTTTTCTTGAATAGTGCGTATGCAGAGGTCCTCACACATCAAAGGATgtcaaaatgtatttgaatgaTATACAATTGTTAGCACTGATGTGTAGCTACTTTGAGAGTGAAAGGTGGCAGGTAGCTCATGCGGTCTGACACAGCTGCAGTGTGCCGTAGCACAGGGATATTGCGGCCAAGGATAGAAAGGTACAGTTGTTCCATATATCAGTTGGGAGATTTTTAACATCTATGCTGGTTagacagaaacacagcttttgAGAAGAGATGAGTTGGTTTATCAGAATAGCTTTTGCAACTTGTGCTACCAGCTGTGATATTtaaaatttcatctgaaaacCTGGAAATGCCACTACACAATCTAAGCACTCTTGCCACTGCAAGTAGTGTCTAATGCTCCCTGCAAGCATTCTCCCATGAGTCTGTGAACAGTTTGAGAAGAAAGGGTACTTTCTGCATGATCACAAATGAATTGTGACATTTTACCAAATGCTATGCTTTCTCAGCCACTGGAGCATCCTCAGCAGTGCCTTGACATATTGTCCTCTGTCCTCAACTTCCTTCCTTGCCACAAAGAACTCAACAAGAACCTTTGGGGAAGATAACTATTCCATCCATAATCTTCAAAAGATGACAGATTCTTGAAGGCATACCTGTGTCCCATGTTTTATGTGTAGTCGCTACATTCTCCTTTGCTTAGCAGAACTGTAGCACTTCCACCTAGCAACTATCTGTAATGAGGCTGGTGGCCTTTTTCACTCTCTGGAACAGGGCACTCAACCTAAGAGCTGGAGACAGAAGAATAAAGGCTGCAAGGCCTGCATAAGAAAGGTGAAAGTAGAGGTAGCTACATGTCCATTGAAAGCTGCTATTACATGACTTTCAGGGTCAAAAATCACCAGCCATAGCATTCTCTTTGTTCTAGTAGGCTAGTATTTAATGGACTCATAGAAAAGTATGTCTCATAATATCAACATGTATATCAGTTGACACCACTGAGTACTagtaaacaaaaagaaaccatgaACAGACAGAGGAAAGCTATCCCTAAAAGCACACAATTAGTTTGTGCCTCCTCTTGCATTAACACACTTCCCTTCAAAGATCAGATAAAGAGTTATGATGTAATTTTAGAgagctaaaaagaaaattaagtcttACTGGGAgcaaagagctggaaaacacCGTGGTTTTCTATCTAATGAAGTCATTAAaatgaaaccattttttttcccctggtaaTGGAGGCTGTACATTGACACAGTCTTACAAATCTCTCTGATTGATGAAATTAATTGAAAACAATGAGAGTTGCCCTCT
The window above is part of the Coturnix japonica isolate 7356 chromosome 2, Coturnix japonica 2.1, whole genome shotgun sequence genome. Proteins encoded here:
- the LOC107310169 gene encoding zinc finger CCCH domain-containing protein 11A-like, translating into MFALGAKGIFSPDSKCRVLPCFWWIHPGGCQKPHCAFRHLKERGAHGLTAPLSHKVDTSGLPPKSGLAKSLGNQTEVDKAPERVDIPASSHGPAGRKRKRSEEEKGKAGESPCKKRVKGGRRVSVRPIDWKNTFPPTRRQKRKAAEIHPSAAEDADEPPAKKLPMETLASVPPEHTMVCVEVIKLPSSLELLPGSHADPMAQPEESNTTSCSSQGAEN